In Paenibacillus ihbetae, the following are encoded in one genomic region:
- a CDS encoding bacterio-opsin activator has protein sequence MENMARHRIIGFDREMKSFTDWLADAEAKTSIFSISGIGGIGKTTLLLQMASTARQVSVRSLWLDGRGGLATSGAFLAGLEMSLATEYGRTRDRDTALLPYIASELSLQPTVLLMDNCEEIEGLEGWLFSSFLPELKTARVLFVCASRNGLPLWQTNPEWKSQLRRFPLRLFTREEVYDYLGSSGLSAKLQREIAEKTDGHPLSLALTVDMLLSESADEWDVWREVPAVLSAEFLREAASPSLYRALTALSLLPAANEALLNRLLDKPLEGADYYQLTALSFVRDTLDGISLHQVVARILREDFARRTPEQFEAVRHQAFVLLAERFHSVDQRMQMRLSAHILELYREFLPSAHAYANFSSSLKPGEQKPFEQEDLPDLQRLMKASILGSDWQSELVDPDNYPALLDEIADQFPEGIFVVRDEKGGPLAFCAGLWLHALSMPLLERYAPGCRQMLGEEASSLHQLPPEAADTIFVLLSAVNSEHSLYRPEELGALLMQQWLVHMTRGLRGILAAADPQLNALLSVLGFQACGKVTGFAGIELTTWELDFRHTAFDQWIQRIIRQTETAAVPSAHPRENGHRPSIERSEMKEMLERLFALDKLEELPVMRRFRWSGLQVRTIIQEILADARQAGPLTAMEKEILIAGYLRKDRNKSELAASFHMSRATFYRHMRLAEQHLAYVLGDRLRQAGGASL, from the coding sequence ATGGAGAACATGGCAAGGCATCGCATCATCGGTTTTGATCGGGAAATGAAGAGCTTCACGGATTGGCTGGCGGACGCCGAGGCGAAGACATCCATCTTTTCGATATCAGGGATTGGGGGCATTGGCAAAACAACACTGCTGCTTCAAATGGCTAGCACGGCAAGGCAGGTCTCCGTACGTTCTCTTTGGCTGGACGGACGAGGCGGCTTAGCGACCTCGGGCGCTTTTCTGGCGGGCCTGGAGATGAGTCTGGCAACCGAATACGGAAGAACCCGGGATCGGGACACGGCGCTGCTGCCGTACATCGCTTCGGAACTGTCCCTCCAGCCTACCGTCCTGCTCATGGACAATTGCGAGGAGATCGAAGGGCTGGAAGGCTGGCTGTTCTCCAGCTTCCTTCCGGAATTGAAGACCGCCCGCGTGTTGTTCGTTTGTGCCTCGCGCAACGGACTGCCGCTGTGGCAGACGAATCCGGAATGGAAGTCCCAATTACGAAGGTTCCCCCTGCGGCTGTTTACACGAGAAGAGGTCTACGATTATTTAGGTAGCAGCGGATTGTCTGCGAAATTGCAAAGGGAGATTGCCGAGAAGACGGACGGCCACCCGTTGTCGCTCGCCTTGACCGTAGATATGCTGCTTTCCGAATCTGCGGATGAGTGGGATGTATGGCGAGAAGTTCCGGCAGTGTTGAGTGCCGAATTTTTGCGGGAAGCCGCCTCTCCCAGCCTTTACCGCGCGCTGACGGCCTTGTCGCTCCTGCCGGCAGCCAATGAGGCGCTGCTGAACCGTTTGTTGGACAAGCCCTTGGAAGGGGCGGACTACTACCAGCTGACGGCACTTTCATTTGTTCGGGATACGCTCGACGGAATATCGCTGCATCAGGTCGTCGCTCGAATCCTACGGGAGGATTTCGCGCGCAGAACCCCCGAGCAATTCGAAGCGGTTCGCCATCAGGCGTTCGTCCTGCTGGCGGAGCGGTTTCATTCGGTCGATCAACGGATGCAGATGCGCCTGAGTGCCCACATCTTGGAGCTGTACCGCGAATTCTTGCCCTCGGCCCATGCTTACGCCAATTTCTCGTCAAGCCTGAAGCCCGGCGAGCAGAAGCCGTTCGAGCAGGAGGATCTGCCGGATTTGCAGCGTTTGATGAAGGCGTCGATTCTCGGTTCCGACTGGCAGTCCGAGCTGGTCGATCCTGACAATTACCCGGCTTTGCTGGACGAGATTGCAGATCAATTTCCTGAGGGGATCTTTGTTGTAAGGGATGAGAAAGGGGGGCCGCTGGCGTTCTGCGCAGGCCTGTGGCTCCATGCCTTGAGCATGCCCTTGCTGGAACGATACGCGCCTGGGTGCAGGCAGATGCTGGGGGAGGAGGCTTCTTCGCTGCATCAGCTTCCTCCGGAGGCGGCTGATACGATATTCGTCCTGTTGTCCGCAGTCAATTCCGAACATTCCTTATATCGTCCTGAAGAGCTGGGGGCCTTGCTGATGCAGCAGTGGCTGGTCCATATGACCAGAGGGCTGCGGGGAATTCTGGCGGCAGCGGACCCGCAGCTGAATGCCTTATTATCGGTGCTAGGCTTTCAAGCGTGCGGGAAAGTGACGGGATTCGCGGGCATTGAATTGACGACATGGGAGCTTGATTTTCGGCACACGGCCTTTGATCAGTGGATTCAGCGGATCATTCGGCAGACGGAGACAGCAGCTGTTCCATCCGCGCATCCGCGGGAGAATGGCCATCGCCCATCCATAGAAAGAAGTGAAATGAAGGAAATGCTGGAGCGGCTGTTTGCGCTGGACAAGCTGGAAGAACTCCCTGTCATGCGGCGTTTCCGTTGGAGCGGACTGCAGGTGAGGACAATCATCCAGGAGATTCTGGCCGACGCACGTCAAGCGGGGCCGCTGACGGCAATGGAGAAGGAAATCTTAATTGCAGGTTATCTGCGCAAGGACCGGAATAAAAGCGAGCTCGCAGCATCCTTTCATATGAGCAGAGCGACCTTTTACCGTCATATGCGTTTGGCCGAACAGCATCTGGCTTATGTGCTGGGCGATAGGCTGAGGCAGGCGGGAGGGGCTTCGTTATGA
- a CDS encoding S-layer homology domain-containing protein, producing the protein MKKMSIMLAVLLIFSAVLTPLASAASGVRAGNASIPSEADGWVWVGTAEELAYINRNQAAYLDRNIRLTGDIDMTGYDWVPFADEATVFSGIFDGRGYRIKGLTIDGGTLEYVGFFGRVSGAIRNLNVTVHVNGGSYAGGLVGHLIGGSIINSHSQGSVTAGDTGYVSAAGGLAGAANGDSSILRSSSSAAVKSGDASNQYAGGLVGSQGRGSIRDSYATGTVTNTGGGHYYYGGGFAGHLIYGTIANSYSSTAVMQSGSVIYYTAGGFIGTMAVATINASYYDIAASSLTTGVGSGDIIGSPHLTGLTTSDMKAASNYHGWDFTDLWALDAGINSGYPYLRPAILTTDLPRAVKDVPYSSAMDAFDGSRGGLTWIASGLPDGLSMTAYGMIEGSPKESGTFTVAVSVTDAGQSKVSTVLTLHVDESAPDIDGFVVSPGSANGSTSVTAVPSDPGHTFAYLLGPDAGVRPLRGGALPGEAVLYSLGTDIMDPIRGQFLQVFEVDEQKHIEAWSSVQVEAAHIQDQVRVTGVTLDQTELPLTAGGALQKLTAVLTPVNATNPAVVWASSDPAVAAVNQSGEVTPIAEGTAFITVTTVDGGYTAAATVTVQSAPVAAGTVIGSVYGTGNTPLAGAMVSAGGVTGVTYGNGDFTLTNVTAGIHSLTVTAAGYGSHTTTVNVLAGETADVGRIDLSAANPPVQENPEPAESPSYGWVPAPVPAPTPDPRMTVRINGQHVQVTIKNEQEQDGRTVLRLIPGSELVRSWAGGGDEILIDIDNKEPVVKVDLPAEALQDLLAARPNAVIRIGVNGASSSVPLLVLSDLRNRANVTIVIATMAETASRELEEELSRQGYDMLAEPASFDVYGDGGERIEAEGTYMERTFSMNAAAAPDRSTVIRVDDAGKLHYVPSVFERGTATLYSAHNGIYTAVRSNRTFEDIRGHWGQNDIERMANKLIVNGSADGMFDPNRTVTRAEFAAMLVRALELAEKPQRASYADVAPNEAWYAGAVGAASAAGLIEGYADGSFRPDAEITREQAAVMLGRAVRYAGGLPPQDASGLERFSDHARVSGWAKGPAADLLAAGLIEGVGNDAFAPQGFTTRAQSAVLLCRMLHYLNFIN; encoded by the coding sequence ATGAAAAAAATGTCCATCATGCTGGCGGTACTGCTCATTTTTTCGGCGGTGCTTACTCCCTTGGCTTCCGCTGCGTCTGGGGTTCGGGCCGGAAACGCCTCGATTCCGTCCGAAGCGGACGGCTGGGTGTGGGTCGGGACCGCAGAGGAACTGGCCTATATCAATCGGAATCAAGCGGCTTATCTGGATCGGAATATCCGATTGACCGGCGACATCGATATGACCGGATACGATTGGGTGCCCTTCGCCGATGAAGCGACCGTCTTCAGCGGCATTTTCGACGGAAGGGGATACCGGATCAAAGGCCTCACCATCGACGGCGGGACTTTAGAGTATGTCGGCTTCTTCGGCCGTGTATCAGGAGCTATTCGTAATCTGAACGTAACGGTTCACGTGAACGGTGGCAGCTATGCCGGCGGATTGGTGGGTCATCTGATCGGCGGCAGCATCATCAACTCGCATTCGCAGGGCTCTGTTACGGCCGGAGATACGGGTTACGTGAGTGCAGCAGGCGGGTTGGCCGGGGCGGCCAATGGCGATTCGAGCATTCTCCGCTCATCTTCATCCGCTGCCGTGAAGAGCGGCGATGCCTCCAATCAGTATGCCGGAGGGCTTGTCGGATCCCAAGGTAGAGGCTCCATCAGGGACTCTTATGCCACCGGAACAGTCACGAATACAGGGGGAGGCCACTATTATTATGGCGGCGGTTTTGCCGGACATTTGATATACGGAACCATTGCCAACAGCTATTCTTCGACTGCCGTCATGCAATCCGGAAGCGTTATCTATTACACCGCGGGCGGTTTTATCGGAACCATGGCGGTTGCCACGATCAACGCCTCGTATTATGATATTGCGGCATCGTCCTTAACTACTGGCGTGGGGAGTGGGGATATCATTGGCTCGCCTCATCTCACGGGCCTTACGACCAGTGACATGAAGGCAGCTTCCAACTATCACGGCTGGGACTTCACCGATCTTTGGGCCCTGGATGCTGGCATCAATAGCGGCTATCCATATTTGCGCCCCGCCATCTTGACGACCGATCTTCCGCGTGCAGTCAAGGACGTCCCCTATTCGAGTGCGATGGACGCTTTCGATGGCTCAAGAGGCGGGCTGACATGGATTGCCTCCGGGCTTCCGGATGGCCTATCAATGACAGCCTACGGCATGATCGAAGGCAGTCCTAAGGAGAGCGGCACATTTACGGTTGCGGTTTCGGTAACCGATGCGGGCCAGAGCAAGGTCAGCACAGTGTTGACCCTGCACGTGGATGAATCTGCTCCGGATATCGACGGATTTGTCGTTAGTCCAGGCAGCGCGAACGGGTCGACAAGCGTGACGGCAGTCCCGAGCGATCCCGGCCACACGTTTGCTTATCTGCTCGGGCCAGATGCGGGCGTGCGTCCCTTAAGGGGGGGAGCGCTGCCCGGCGAAGCGGTTTTGTACTCGCTAGGCACGGACATTATGGATCCGATCCGGGGGCAATTTCTTCAGGTATTTGAAGTGGATGAACAAAAGCATATCGAGGCATGGAGCAGCGTCCAGGTGGAAGCGGCTCATATTCAAGACCAGGTCCGGGTTACGGGAGTGACGCTGGATCAGACGGAGCTGCCCCTTACGGCAGGAGGGGCTTTACAGAAGCTGACAGCCGTCCTTACGCCGGTAAATGCGACGAACCCGGCGGTCGTATGGGCCTCCAGTGATCCAGCCGTCGCGGCGGTGAACCAGAGCGGCGAGGTGACGCCGATCGCTGAAGGTACGGCGTTCATTACGGTGACAACGGTCGACGGCGGGTACACGGCTGCCGCTACGGTGACGGTGCAGTCCGCTCCTGTGGCTGCAGGGACGGTCATTGGCTCGGTGTACGGCACTGGCAATACGCCGCTGGCGGGTGCGATGGTATCGGCAGGCGGCGTAACGGGTGTCACCTACGGGAATGGGGATTTTACACTGACGAACGTGACTGCAGGCATCCATTCGCTTACGGTGACGGCAGCGGGTTATGGCAGCCATACGACAACCGTGAATGTCTTAGCGGGGGAGACAGCGGATGTAGGACGCATCGATTTGAGCGCTGCCAATCCCCCTGTACAGGAGAACCCTGAACCCGCTGAATCTCCATCCTATGGCTGGGTTCCTGCTCCCGTTCCTGCCCCTACGCCGGATCCAAGGATGACCGTAAGGATCAACGGTCAACACGTCCAGGTGACCATCAAGAACGAGCAGGAGCAGGACGGACGTACCGTTCTACGGCTTATCCCGGGCTCCGAGCTGGTACGGTCGTGGGCTGGTGGCGGGGATGAGATCCTCATTGATATCGACAATAAGGAGCCGGTGGTGAAGGTGGATCTTCCGGCGGAAGCGCTGCAGGATCTCCTTGCGGCGAGACCGAACGCCGTCATTCGAATTGGGGTGAACGGCGCAAGCAGCAGCGTCCCGCTGCTTGTTCTAAGTGACCTTCGGAATCGAGCGAATGTAACGATCGTCATAGCCACAATGGCCGAGACTGCAAGCCGCGAGCTGGAGGAGGAATTGTCCCGTCAGGGATATGACATGCTGGCGGAACCGGCGAGCTTTGATGTGTACGGCGATGGTGGCGAAAGAATTGAAGCCGAGGGCACGTACATGGAGCGGACATTCTCAATGAACGCTGCGGCGGCCCCCGACCGTTCCACGGTCATCCGGGTGGATGATGCTGGGAAGCTGCACTATGTCCCGTCCGTATTCGAAAGGGGGACGGCGACTTTGTACAGCGCGCATAACGGCATATATACTGCGGTACGCTCAAACCGAACCTTCGAGGATATCCGGGGACATTGGGGGCAAAACGATATCGAGCGGATGGCGAACAAGCTGATCGTGAACGGCTCGGCCGACGGCATGTTTGACCCTAACCGTACGGTGACCCGCGCCGAGTTCGCAGCGATGCTCGTCCGTGCGCTCGAACTGGCCGAGAAGCCGCAGCGTGCTTCCTACGCCGATGTGGCGCCGAACGAAGCGTGGTACGCCGGTGCGGTTGGAGCGGCATCCGCGGCCGGCTTGATAGAAGGCTATGCCGACGGTTCGTTCCGACCGGACGCAGAGATCACGCGGGAGCAGGCAGCGGTTATGCTGGGCAGAGCGGTCCGATACGCCGGCGGGCTTCCGCCGCAGGACGCTTCGGGGTTAGAACGCTTCTCGGATCATGCCCGGGTATCCGGCTGGGCCAAGGGGCCGGCTGCCGACCTGCTGGCCGCAGGCTTGATCGAAGGCGTCGGAAATGATGCGTTCGCTCCGCAGGGGTTTACCACGCGCGCCCAGAGCGCCGTGCTCTTATGCCGTATGCTCCACTACTTGAATTTCATCAACTAA
- a CDS encoding sigma factor-like helix-turn-helix DNA-binding protein, whose amino-acid sequence MLIPDRPFQEAFLSYERLQDADAIRNERAYLYKIVTNRCLDLLRSSVKKLYVGPWLPEPLIEKGASDGASVGDPSDTYLRSESISTAYLLLLQQLNAMERAVFLLREIFQYSFEEIADMVGKSNANCRQIFHRAKKSIHFDPDQHPSVSTAEKHIKDFVASLLQGDTTRLLELVSEDVVFYSDGGGKVKAAQVPVVGFELVLKFHQFLIKTYAGRFTYSFLMVNGLPGIRFLLDETVQYVYSFAYRDHKIHAIYTVANPDKLRHLPLG is encoded by the coding sequence GTGTTAATCCCGGACCGGCCGTTCCAAGAGGCCTTCCTGAGTTATGAAAGACTTCAGGATGCGGATGCCATTCGAAATGAACGGGCGTATTTATACAAAATCGTGACGAATCGGTGTCTGGACCTTTTACGCTCATCCGTCAAAAAGTTATACGTCGGCCCCTGGCTCCCGGAGCCCCTCATCGAGAAGGGGGCTTCGGATGGCGCATCAGTTGGCGATCCTTCCGACACATATTTGCGCTCAGAGTCGATTTCCACGGCCTACCTATTGCTGCTGCAGCAGCTGAATGCGATGGAACGGGCGGTGTTTCTCCTGCGCGAGATTTTCCAGTATTCGTTTGAGGAAATTGCCGATATGGTCGGGAAGAGCAACGCGAACTGCCGGCAAATTTTCCATCGCGCCAAGAAGAGCATCCATTTCGATCCGGACCAGCATCCGTCGGTATCGACGGCGGAGAAGCATATCAAGGATTTCGTGGCATCGCTATTGCAGGGAGATACGACTAGACTGCTAGAGCTGGTTAGCGAAGATGTGGTTTTCTACTCGGATGGCGGAGGCAAAGTCAAAGCGGCGCAAGTGCCTGTGGTTGGATTTGAGCTCGTGCTGAAATTCCATCAATTCCTGATCAAAACGTATGCAGGCCGATTTACGTACTCTTTCCTCATGGTGAACGGACTCCCGGGGATCCGATTCCTGCTGGATGAAACCGTCCAATACGTGTATTCCTTCGCTTACCGCGATCATAAAATTCATGCGATCTATACCGTCGCGAATCCGGATAAGTTAAGGCATCTGCCTCTCGGATGA
- a CDS encoding FAD-dependent oxidoreductase has product MQQYDVVVVGGGIAGLAAAIYAAKAGKQTLIIEKQDRLGGRAMSMKKRGAYFNLGGHALYKGDAYATFMELGLNVQGAEPSIDGYGVWKGKLNVLPTDMKSLFTTPLLSWKGKLELAAWLGKLGKMDTHPYDRISIREWVESNLRDPMVRNIFYSLLRTASYVVGPDLPAAGPALKQLQNALQGVLYLDRGWGELVEELRKKASDLGVRFVTNSLVTSIDVQDGSVRHVLCKDGAKIGAHHVVLATPPSVAHQLVPCSEKTSLHTWKEQAIEITAACLDVALRRLPKPKQQFVYGIDQTVFLSNQSRAA; this is encoded by the coding sequence ATGCAACAGTATGATGTGGTCGTTGTTGGCGGAGGGATTGCGGGGTTGGCCGCTGCAATTTATGCAGCGAAAGCAGGGAAGCAAACGCTCATCATTGAAAAACAGGATCGGTTAGGCGGCCGGGCCATGTCCATGAAGAAAAGAGGTGCTTACTTCAATCTGGGCGGGCATGCCTTGTATAAGGGGGATGCTTACGCGACTTTCATGGAGTTGGGACTTAACGTACAGGGAGCGGAGCCCTCGATTGACGGTTACGGGGTGTGGAAGGGGAAATTGAACGTTTTGCCCACGGATATGAAATCTTTATTCACGACCCCGCTCTTGTCTTGGAAGGGGAAGCTGGAGCTTGCTGCCTGGCTGGGGAAACTCGGGAAAATGGATACTCATCCCTATGATCGCATCAGTATTCGCGAATGGGTCGAATCGAATCTGCGGGATCCGATGGTGCGTAATATTTTTTATTCTTTGCTGCGGACGGCAAGTTATGTGGTAGGGCCGGATTTGCCGGCAGCAGGCCCTGCATTGAAGCAGCTGCAAAATGCTCTTCAAGGGGTGTTGTATCTGGATCGGGGCTGGGGCGAACTGGTCGAAGAATTAAGAAAAAAGGCATCCGATCTCGGCGTGCGTTTTGTAACGAACAGCCTGGTTACGTCCATCGATGTCCAGGATGGCAGCGTGCGTCACGTGCTGTGCAAGGATGGAGCGAAGATCGGCGCACACCATGTCGTTCTCGCCACACCGCCTTCTGTAGCCCACCAGCTGGTGCCTTGTTCAGAAAAAACCTCCCTTCATACCTGGAAAGAACAAGCGATCGAAATCACGGCAGCCTGCCTGGATGTTGCATTGAGACGCCTCCCGAAACCCAAACAACAATTTGTATACGGCATCGATCAGACGGTCTTTCTTAGTAATCAATCGCGCGCTGCCTAG